In Halobacteriovorax sp. HLS, one DNA window encodes the following:
- a CDS encoding MnmC family methyltransferase — translation MKDFDGKLGSYKLVETEDSSFTLYSSYFDENCHSTSGAVEETEYNYILGCEILSQSKIANPFTIFEVGLGLGLGPKLSYENLESQNVEIKFISTEIDEGLIHWVSDNIDCPIFKNLEKIKLNDLTYYYSKNNNFEFYILLGDARQTTPLAAKEGLLKDVLSIFQDPFSHKKNPTLWTCEWFSLLKEVAHDSVIMATYSGHISVRKSMFHAGWKVFKRDGFGVKRSMTIAKLHGQMNQDIERNITTAPDELLRD, via the coding sequence ATGAAAGACTTTGACGGAAAATTGGGTAGTTACAAACTAGTAGAGACCGAAGACTCAAGCTTCACACTCTATAGCTCCTACTTTGATGAAAATTGTCACTCTACTTCTGGAGCTGTTGAAGAAACTGAATATAACTACATCTTAGGATGTGAAATTCTCTCCCAATCAAAAATTGCGAACCCATTCACAATATTTGAAGTAGGTTTAGGCCTAGGACTTGGTCCAAAACTAAGCTACGAAAATTTAGAGAGTCAAAACGTAGAAATTAAATTTATTAGTACCGAAATTGATGAAGGTTTAATTCACTGGGTATCTGATAATATTGATTGTCCTATCTTTAAGAACCTAGAGAAGATAAAACTGAATGATCTTACCTATTACTATTCTAAAAATAATAATTTTGAGTTCTATATTTTACTTGGAGATGCTAGACAGACAACTCCTTTGGCCGCAAAAGAAGGCCTACTAAAAGATGTTCTGTCCATTTTTCAAGATCCATTCTCACACAAGAAAAATCCTACTCTTTGGACTTGTGAATGGTTTTCACTATTAAAGGAAGTTGCTCACGACTCAGTTATCATGGCCACCTACTCAGGACATATCAGTGTCAGAAAATCTATGTTCCACGCTGGTTGGAAGGTTTTTAAAAGAGATGGTTTTGGAGTAAAGAGATCGATGACTATAGCTAAACTTCACGGCCAGATGAATCAGGATATTGAGCGCAATATAACAACGGCACCAGATGAATTATTAAGAGACTAA